The following coding sequences are from one Brooklawnia cerclae window:
- a CDS encoding glutathione S-transferase family protein, whose product MTTVSAAPAVEADPVDFERFGTIYEPRGGAQLAPYGTSDAYPLRGRITEDGPFPPAPDRYHLYVSSACPFAHRTLIVRALKGLEDVITVSIVDPIRDGRGWAFRSGPGQTLDTAGNGFAFLSEAYEASVPGGQYTGRVSVPVLWDKLTHQVVANYYPTITLDLGSQFDSWAGHPDLDLRPADLRDEIDALADRVAEHLNHGVYHAGFARTQTDYEAGYAEVFATLDELESRLATGGPYLFGDRLTEADVRLWVTLVRFDSVYYGHFKVNRKRLVDYPALWQYARRLYALPAFGGTTDFDHIRRHYYGTQLHINPTGIVPVGPEIDWSLTSEYASVT is encoded by the coding sequence ATGACGACCGTCTCCGCTGCCCCGGCCGTCGAGGCCGATCCCGTCGACTTCGAGAGGTTCGGGACGATCTACGAGCCCAGGGGCGGCGCCCAGTTGGCACCGTACGGCACGTCGGACGCCTACCCGTTGCGCGGAAGGATCACCGAGGACGGGCCGTTTCCGCCCGCCCCCGACAGGTACCACCTCTATGTCTCGTCGGCCTGCCCGTTCGCCCACCGAACCTTGATCGTCCGGGCGTTGAAGGGGCTGGAGGACGTCATCACGGTGTCGATCGTCGACCCGATCCGCGACGGACGCGGCTGGGCTTTCCGTAGCGGTCCGGGGCAGACGCTGGACACCGCGGGGAACGGGTTCGCGTTCCTCTCCGAGGCATACGAGGCCTCGGTGCCCGGCGGGCAATACACCGGGCGCGTCTCGGTTCCGGTGCTGTGGGACAAGCTCACCCACCAGGTCGTCGCCAACTACTACCCGACGATCACCCTCGACCTGGGAAGCCAGTTCGATTCGTGGGCGGGGCATCCCGACCTTGATCTCCGTCCCGCGGACCTGCGCGACGAGATCGACGCGCTCGCCGACCGAGTCGCCGAGCATCTCAACCACGGTGTCTATCACGCGGGTTTCGCGAGGACCCAGACCGACTACGAGGCCGGGTATGCCGAGGTCTTCGCCACCCTGGACGAGTTGGAGTCGCGGCTGGCGACGGGCGGCCCCTATCTGTTCGGCGACCGGCTCACCGAGGCCGACGTCCGGCTGTGGGTGACCCTCGTCCGCTTCGACTCGGTGTACTACGGCCACTTCAAGGTGAACCGTAAACGGCTCGTCGACTATCCGGCCTTGTGGCAGTACGCGCGCCGACTGTATGCCCTACCCGCTTTCGGCGGCACCACCGACTTCGATCACATCCGCCGTCATTACTACGGGACACAACTGCACATCAACCCGACCGGCATCGTGCCCGTCGGACCGGAGATCGACTGGAGCCTAACCAGTGAGTACGCCTCTGTCACCTAG
- a CDS encoding pyridoxal-phosphate dependent enzyme: MGNTPLLRLNTVTEDLPGEVWVKLDHYNIGGSSKDRIAVNIVRQAELSGELKPGDRIIDNGAGNTALGFALAGIAGGHPVTIVANPSLAKGKADLLTFLGVEILQGRADVPFDDAENWEAIAAHHADEDPSTWWSHQSATPDNPDAHYASTGPEIWHQTQGKVSTFIAAVATGGTVSGTGRYLKEQNPGVRVVASDFVEGPNYSTDLAEVIAGTKPLTEEKWAHNIDTTVIDSIEYRTRAEVIAFGWELARREGLVLGLTSVLSVAIALDLAAVAQPGEVIVAFSADHGRDYLAREYNAEWLRANGLAEIADRYDPAARPTEVLVG; this comes from the coding sequence GTGGGAAATACCCCGCTCCTGCGGTTGAACACCGTCACGGAGGATCTGCCCGGTGAGGTCTGGGTCAAACTCGACCACTACAACATCGGAGGATCGTCGAAGGACAGGATCGCGGTGAACATCGTCCGCCAGGCGGAGCTGTCGGGGGAACTCAAGCCCGGAGACCGGATCATCGACAACGGCGCCGGGAACACCGCGCTGGGCTTCGCCCTGGCAGGTATCGCCGGCGGACACCCGGTCACCATCGTCGCCAATCCCTCCCTCGCCAAGGGCAAGGCCGACCTGCTGACGTTCCTCGGTGTGGAGATCCTCCAGGGACGCGCGGACGTGCCGTTCGACGACGCTGAGAACTGGGAGGCCATCGCGGCTCATCACGCGGACGAGGACCCGTCCACGTGGTGGTCGCACCAGTCCGCGACACCGGACAACCCGGACGCTCACTACGCGTCCACAGGCCCGGAGATCTGGCATCAGACACAGGGAAAGGTGTCCACGTTCATCGCGGCCGTCGCCACGGGAGGCACGGTGAGCGGCACCGGTCGGTATCTGAAGGAACAGAACCCGGGAGTCCGGGTGGTGGCCAGCGACTTCGTGGAGGGGCCCAACTACAGCACCGACCTCGCCGAGGTGATCGCGGGTACCAAGCCGCTGACCGAGGAGAAATGGGCTCACAACATCGACACGACGGTGATCGACAGCATCGAGTACCGCACCAGGGCCGAGGTCATCGCCTTCGGGTGGGAACTGGCCCGCCGCGAGGGCCTGGTGCTCGGCCTGACCTCGGTGCTGAGCGTGGCGATCGCCCTCGACCTGGCAGCCGTCGCCCAGCCGGGCGAGGTCATCGTGGCCTTTTCCGCCGACCACGGCCGCGACTACCTGGCCCGTGAATACAACGCGGAATGGCTGCGGGCCAACGGGCTCGCCGAGATCGCCGACCGCTACGACCCGGCGGCGCGTCCGACCGAAGTGCTGGTGGGGTGA
- a CDS encoding 2-dehydropantoate 2-reductase N-terminal domain-containing protein codes for MTRYVIIGAGAVGASLAAQLYEAGIDQLLVGRGPGIGIIRDRGLTYVRHGVARLVPVSAAAGHGEMALTAEDVLVFATKTQDVETASREWAWRPVAFPDHLGVAGDLPVLTLQNGLAADRIVARRFARVLGGSLMTPARHLEPGRVESGAAGPVGVVTLGPVIGVDDALRDRVAGDLRRAGYSVQTTDDVARWQRAKLLSSVRFGLEVLSGDRDVIADVADHLVTEARQVFAAAELPVADSATERTVDLSGYRRDPAAGFEPGGRSTWQSFRRGAPSEVDYLNGEVALLGRLHGVATPYNEALQRVLGVAGLRREPPGAHDVGEVLALVGQADTTDAGARPAALSHWCVSRNVRERGTVVVLAGRGETPAVYERFGKRLAADAYHVIAVETDPVAGKNWATNTTEVDATVAGLLADPDLVAPVVLVGSDTGVFCARRIADAHPRRVDAIILAGVPAEAAVEVPGGRGAEIAARSACRNHQRVLSVEARTGLFATPVPGLVGAPVDGHGHADLPVLAIHGADDTLSPLARALERYADLGATEVDVVREGRHDILNDITHRSVAATIVLFLERLRSGADLPAIVEVVAPHVTTGILA; via the coding sequence ATGACGCGTTATGTCATCATCGGTGCCGGGGCCGTGGGCGCCTCGCTCGCCGCCCAACTGTACGAGGCGGGCATCGATCAGTTGCTTGTGGGACGAGGCCCCGGCATCGGGATCATCCGGGACCGCGGACTGACCTACGTCCGTCATGGGGTCGCCCGCCTCGTCCCGGTGTCCGCGGCTGCCGGCCACGGGGAGATGGCGCTCACCGCCGAGGACGTCCTCGTGTTCGCCACCAAGACCCAGGATGTCGAGACCGCGAGCCGGGAGTGGGCCTGGCGGCCGGTCGCCTTTCCGGATCACCTCGGGGTGGCGGGTGATCTGCCCGTCCTCACGCTGCAGAACGGACTTGCTGCCGACCGGATCGTCGCCCGGCGCTTCGCCAGGGTGCTCGGTGGCAGCCTGATGACCCCCGCACGGCATCTTGAACCCGGACGTGTGGAGTCTGGTGCCGCGGGACCGGTGGGGGTCGTCACTCTCGGCCCGGTCATCGGGGTGGACGACGCGTTGCGCGACCGCGTCGCCGGGGACCTGCGCCGTGCCGGATACTCGGTCCAGACGACCGACGACGTGGCTCGGTGGCAACGTGCGAAGTTGTTGAGCAGCGTGCGATTCGGGCTCGAGGTGCTCTCCGGTGATCGGGACGTGATCGCCGACGTCGCGGACCATCTCGTGACCGAGGCCAGGCAGGTGTTCGCGGCCGCGGAACTGCCGGTGGCGGATTCGGCGACCGAACGCACCGTCGATCTCTCGGGATATCGCAGGGACCCGGCTGCGGGGTTCGAGCCCGGCGGCAGGTCCACCTGGCAGAGCTTCCGGCGAGGAGCCCCGAGCGAGGTCGACTATCTCAACGGCGAGGTGGCACTGCTGGGACGACTGCACGGCGTCGCCACTCCGTACAACGAGGCGCTCCAGCGCGTGCTCGGCGTCGCCGGCCTGCGACGGGAGCCGCCCGGAGCACACGATGTGGGTGAAGTGCTCGCGCTGGTCGGGCAAGCCGACACCACGGACGCGGGCGCCCGGCCCGCTGCCTTGTCGCATTGGTGCGTGTCTCGCAACGTGCGCGAGCGGGGAACTGTCGTCGTCCTCGCCGGACGCGGAGAGACACCGGCGGTGTACGAGCGGTTCGGCAAGCGGCTCGCCGCGGATGCCTACCACGTGATCGCCGTCGAGACCGATCCGGTTGCCGGGAAGAACTGGGCAACGAACACGACGGAGGTGGACGCGACCGTCGCGGGTCTTCTGGCCGATCCCGATCTGGTCGCACCGGTGGTGCTGGTGGGCAGTGACACGGGTGTGTTCTGCGCCCGTCGGATCGCCGACGCCCATCCCCGGCGTGTCGACGCGATCATCCTGGCCGGTGTGCCCGCGGAGGCCGCTGTGGAGGTGCCCGGCGGAAGGGGTGCCGAGATCGCGGCTCGTAGCGCGTGCCGTAACCACCAGCGGGTGCTGAGCGTCGAGGCGCGGACGGGACTGTTCGCCACCCCGGTACCAGGTCTTGTCGGGGCACCCGTCGACGGTCATGGGCATGCCGACCTCCCAGTACTGGCGATTCACGGCGCGGACGACACCTTGAGCCCGCTCGCCCGGGCTCTGGAGCGGTACGCCGATCTGGGCGCCACGGAGGTCGACGTGGTCCGGGAGGGCCGGCACGACATACTCAACGACATCACTCATCGGTCGGTGGCGGCCACCATCGTCCTGTTCCTGGAGCGGCTGCGATCGGGTGCCGATCTGCCGGCGATCGTCGAGGTGGTCGCCCCGCATGTCACGACCGGAATCCTGGCATAG
- a CDS encoding dipeptide ABC transporter ATP-binding protein — protein sequence MNPVAEAVPEAAETPDSLVVEHLNVTYGTAGRAVVAVQDESFTIPRGKIVAIVGESGSGKTTTALAVLGLLPGTAQVRGSISLEGHEIVGASGRSLRALRRGIVALIPQDPTLSLSPTKTIGAHMADTLRLRGLPRQVIGAQTETYLALAGLDHPAVRAKQYPHQLSGGMRQRVLIALAIASEPDVIIADEPTSALDVTVQKRILDHLESLVAERGITLVIITHNLAVAADRSDRIIVMQAGRIVERGVTSEVLRDPREPYTRRLIDAAPSLRGGGAVVVRHREDEVLSQEGLLREPLLELNDVSVRYTLPRTVNGPRFVQALDRVSLSVAKGQTLAVVGESGSGKSTAVRVALGTIAPQTGEARFDGQRLDQLSHKDLRSLRRRFQLVQQTPHASLNPRLSVFDSIVEPLRSTHTVAGRNLSATVGSLLDSVGLPVSVARRRPSELSGGQVQRVAIARALILEPDAIYLDEPVSALDVSVQAQVLELLVDLQERLGLTYVLVTHDLAVVAETAHRVVVLRRGQVVEEGTTERIFTDPRHDYTRQLIDSVPGRRHPAAIAG from the coding sequence ATGAACCCGGTTGCCGAAGCAGTTCCCGAAGCCGCGGAGACTCCGGACTCGCTGGTGGTCGAGCACCTGAACGTCACCTACGGAACCGCCGGCCGGGCCGTCGTAGCGGTACAGGACGAGTCCTTCACCATCCCACGGGGAAAGATCGTGGCGATCGTCGGCGAGAGTGGTTCGGGGAAGACGACCACAGCACTGGCGGTGCTCGGCCTGCTCCCGGGAACCGCCCAGGTGCGGGGGAGCATCAGCCTCGAAGGCCACGAGATCGTCGGGGCATCGGGTCGATCGCTGCGGGCGCTGAGGCGGGGCATCGTCGCGCTCATTCCGCAGGATCCGACACTGAGTCTGAGCCCGACCAAGACCATCGGTGCCCACATGGCCGACACCCTGCGGCTGCGTGGCCTGCCCCGCCAGGTGATAGGCGCGCAGACCGAGACCTATCTGGCGCTCGCTGGACTGGACCATCCCGCCGTGCGCGCCAAGCAGTATCCCCATCAGCTGTCCGGTGGGATGCGCCAGCGGGTCCTGATCGCGCTGGCCATCGCGTCCGAACCCGACGTGATCATCGCGGACGAGCCCACGAGCGCGCTGGACGTGACCGTGCAGAAGCGGATCCTCGATCACCTGGAGTCGCTGGTGGCCGAGCGCGGCATCACTCTGGTGATCATCACGCACAACCTGGCGGTCGCGGCCGACCGGTCCGATCGGATCATCGTCATGCAGGCCGGACGCATCGTCGAACGTGGCGTCACGTCCGAGGTGCTGCGCGACCCGCGCGAGCCCTACACGCGTCGTCTCATCGATGCCGCTCCGTCGCTGCGCGGTGGGGGAGCGGTCGTCGTGCGGCACCGCGAGGACGAGGTACTCAGCCAGGAGGGGCTCCTGCGCGAACCGCTGCTCGAGCTCAATGACGTCTCGGTGAGGTACACACTTCCGCGCACCGTGAACGGGCCGCGATTCGTCCAGGCGCTCGATCGGGTCAGCCTGTCGGTGGCGAAGGGACAGACGCTCGCGGTCGTCGGCGAGTCGGGATCGGGGAAGTCCACCGCCGTCCGCGTCGCCCTCGGGACGATAGCTCCGCAGACCGGTGAGGCCAGGTTCGACGGACAGCGTCTCGATCAGCTCTCCCACAAGGATCTCCGCTCGCTGCGGCGCCGATTCCAACTCGTCCAACAGACCCCGCACGCCTCGCTGAACCCGAGATTGTCGGTGTTCGACTCGATCGTCGAGCCACTCCGATCGACCCACACGGTGGCCGGCAGGAACCTCTCGGCCACGGTCGGATCGCTGCTGGACAGCGTCGGCCTGCCTGTTTCGGTGGCGAGGCGTCGTCCCTCGGAGTTGTCGGGCGGGCAGGTGCAAAGGGTCGCGATCGCTCGTGCGCTGATCCTCGAGCCGGATGCCATCTATCTCGACGAACCCGTGTCCGCGCTGGACGTCTCGGTGCAAGCGCAGGTGCTGGAGTTGCTGGTCGATCTGCAGGAGCGTCTCGGCCTCACCTACGTGCTCGTGACCCACGACCTCGCCGTCGTCGCGGAGACGGCCCACCGGGTGGTGGTGCTCCGGCGTGGTCAGGTGGTCGAGGAGGGGACCACCGAACGCATCTTCACCGACCCGCGTCACGACTACACACGCCAGTTGATCGATTCGGTCCCCGGGCGGCGTCACCCCGCGGCGATCGCGGGTTGA
- a CDS encoding ABC transporter permease has translation MTTLTDSRAPSAAQTPQLLDAAPATGTPPRDPFDQLEDAAGLSATRVRLIVFREQVRDVGRFLVRRPGFVVALLVVLTVIAAAIKPDWFTGRDPNATAPAELLRPPGPGHLFGTDQLGRDLFARVVHGSSLTIEAALLAVSIAVAAGLLVGVVSGFVGGRLDVVLMRFIDVLLAIPGLLLALAIVTALGFGIVPVAVAVGVGIAPGFARTTRAEVLRVKNLPYIEAVTVGGASRLRVVLRHVLPNSWGPVAALTVLEFGSSVISVASLSFLGFGVAPPAAEWGSLISAGRAYVVTAPWVCLIPGSVVAALVFSLNHIARSVSERVA, from the coding sequence ATGACCACACTGACCGATTCCCGCGCCCCGTCGGCGGCGCAGACGCCGCAACTACTGGACGCGGCGCCGGCGACCGGCACGCCCCCGCGGGACCCGTTCGATCAGCTGGAGGACGCCGCCGGCCTCAGTGCGACCCGGGTGCGGCTCATCGTGTTCCGCGAGCAGGTGCGCGACGTCGGACGATTCCTGGTGAGGCGGCCCGGATTCGTCGTGGCGCTCCTGGTCGTGCTGACGGTGATCGCCGCCGCGATCAAGCCGGACTGGTTCACCGGGAGGGACCCCAACGCCACCGCCCCGGCAGAACTCTTGAGGCCCCCCGGGCCGGGACACCTGTTCGGCACCGACCAACTCGGCCGGGACCTGTTCGCCCGGGTCGTCCACGGATCCTCGCTGACGATCGAGGCCGCCCTGCTCGCCGTGTCCATCGCCGTGGCCGCTGGGCTTCTCGTGGGGGTGGTGAGCGGTTTCGTCGGTGGACGCCTCGATGTCGTCCTCATGCGGTTCATCGACGTCCTGCTGGCGATCCCCGGGTTGCTCCTGGCGCTGGCCATCGTGACGGCACTGGGGTTCGGCATCGTCCCCGTGGCGGTCGCTGTCGGCGTCGGGATCGCCCCGGGCTTCGCGCGAACGACGCGGGCCGAGGTGCTACGCGTCAAGAACCTGCCCTACATCGAGGCCGTCACGGTGGGGGGAGCGAGCAGGCTGCGCGTCGTCCTGCGCCATGTGCTGCCCAACTCCTGGGGGCCGGTCGCGGCTCTCACCGTCCTCGAGTTCGGCTCGTCGGTGATCTCCGTCGCGTCCCTGAGCTTCCTCGGCTTCGGGGTGGCCCCGCCCGCGGCGGAATGGGGATCGCTCATCTCGGCAGGCCGCGCCTACGTGGTCACCGCGCCGTGGGTCTGCCTCATCCCGGGCTCGGTCGTGGCCGCGCTCGTCTTCTCGCTGAACCACATCGCCCGGTCGGTCTCGGAGCGTGTCGCATGA
- a CDS encoding ABC transporter permease, which translates to MVKFVLSRVGQTLLVLWAAYTITFTILFVLPGDPIAIMLNAADIEVDFLSDAELTAIKAQYGLDQPMYAYYLKSLVGAVHGDFGMSLTQKQPVTGLILDRLPSTMSLAGTAVLVSVVVGAGFAYLATRSSFRPLRTLLARLPVFGVSLPTFWVGLLLVQVFAFSLGWLPATGQNGPRSLILPVITMSLPSGAVYAQVLIKGLEEGFRQPYAQAALSRGLTRGQVQGRYVFRNAALPVLTLLGLQVGNTVAGTIVIETVFTRNGIGRLAQEAVLAQDIPLVLGIVVLAAAAFVVVNLLVDLIYPFVDPRVRAEASSRSNRLSTL; encoded by the coding sequence ATGGTCAAGTTCGTACTCAGCCGCGTGGGCCAGACCCTGCTCGTCCTGTGGGCCGCCTACACGATCACGTTCACGATCCTGTTCGTCCTACCGGGTGATCCGATCGCGATCATGCTGAACGCGGCCGACATCGAGGTGGACTTCCTCTCGGACGCCGAACTCACCGCGATCAAGGCTCAGTACGGGCTCGACCAGCCGATGTACGCCTACTACCTCAAGTCGCTCGTCGGCGCGGTGCATGGCGACTTCGGGATGTCCCTCACCCAGAAGCAGCCCGTGACGGGCCTGATCCTGGACCGGCTTCCGTCCACCATGTCACTGGCCGGCACCGCGGTGCTCGTCTCGGTGGTGGTCGGGGCGGGCTTCGCCTACCTGGCGACGCGCTCGTCCTTCCGGCCGTTGCGCACCCTGCTGGCGCGGCTGCCGGTCTTCGGGGTCTCGCTACCCACCTTCTGGGTGGGGCTGCTGCTCGTCCAGGTGTTCGCCTTCAGCCTCGGATGGCTTCCGGCCACCGGGCAGAACGGTCCGAGAAGCCTGATCCTGCCCGTCATCACGATGTCGCTTCCCAGCGGGGCGGTGTACGCGCAAGTGCTGATCAAAGGACTGGAGGAAGGCTTCCGACAGCCCTACGCCCAGGCGGCGCTCAGCCGCGGTCTGACCAGAGGACAGGTGCAGGGACGATACGTGTTCCGCAATGCCGCCTTGCCCGTGCTGACTCTCCTGGGTCTCCAGGTCGGTAACACGGTCGCGGGGACCATCGTCATCGAGACGGTGTTCACCCGCAACGGCATAGGGCGGCTCGCGCAGGAGGCGGTTCTCGCCCAGGACATCCCGCTCGTGCTCGGCATCGTCGTGCTCGCCGCCGCGGCGTTCGTGGTCGTCAACCTGCTGGTCGATCTGATCTATCCCTTCGTCGACCCTCGTGTCAGGGCCGAGGCCTCATCCCGCAGCAACCGCCTGTCGACGCTCTGA